One Paludisphaera rhizosphaerae DNA window includes the following coding sequences:
- a CDS encoding DUF1592 domain-containing protein, with amino-acid sequence MPVVLALAMVALSRPVQGDEATKGKAIYLKQCASCHGLAGEGAEDYPHALVGDKSIKELAKYIAKTMPEDDPGTCVGDDADEVAAYIHDAFYSSVAQARNKPARIELSRLTVRQHQNALADLIGSFRGSMEWDGPKGLQGDYFKSQRSRQEDRLIDRVDPSVQFDFGVNLPGSDEVGHRFFIRWQGGVLAPDSGDYEFVVRTEHSVKLWVNDLEKPLIDRWVKSGKDNEYRETIRLIGGRVYPIRMEMAKGKQGVNDDKKKGPPPPTPASIALLWKRPKGVVETLSARYLSPKKTPEVFVLHTPFPPDDRSMGYERGTSVSRAWDEAATDAALETAGYVVDHLNRLAETSTDASDRREKVQAFCKRFVERAFRRPLDDEQKQMYVDRRFGDGVDLEIAVKRVVLSTLLSPAFLYQEASANPDQYDLASRLSFGLWDSIPDQELLEAAAKGELKNRDQVAKQAERMVNDVRTKAKLREFLLQWLRVDRVADLSKDPKAFPEFDEATAADLRTSLEMFLDDVAWSDGSDFRRFLESDELYLNGRLGKLYGASLPADAPFQKIKLSDEPRAGLLTHPYLMASFAYTATSSPIHRGVFLARGVLGRALAAPPAAVAPLAPDLHAGLTTRERVALQTSPKECRMCHDMINSVGFTLENFDALGRFRKEENGKPIDASGTYQATSGESIVLRGPRELADYLVKADETRTAFSQQLFHNLVKQPVNAFGPDELKKLATAFEKADFNIRKLMVEMMADSATASRQPAEKTVAATP; translated from the coding sequence ATGCCCGTGGTTTTGGCCCTGGCGATGGTCGCGCTGTCACGTCCCGTCCAAGGGGATGAGGCGACGAAGGGCAAAGCTATCTACTTGAAGCAGTGCGCATCGTGCCACGGTCTAGCGGGTGAAGGCGCCGAGGACTATCCGCACGCGCTCGTGGGGGACAAGTCGATCAAGGAGCTTGCCAAGTACATCGCCAAGACGATGCCAGAGGACGACCCGGGGACCTGTGTGGGCGACGATGCCGATGAGGTCGCCGCTTATATTCACGACGCCTTCTATTCGAGCGTCGCGCAGGCGCGAAACAAGCCGGCTCGGATCGAGTTGTCTCGGCTGACGGTACGCCAGCACCAGAACGCCCTGGCCGATCTGATCGGCTCGTTCCGAGGCTCCATGGAGTGGGACGGGCCGAAGGGCCTTCAGGGCGACTACTTCAAGTCCCAACGCAGTCGTCAGGAAGACCGATTGATCGACCGCGTCGATCCGTCGGTCCAGTTCGACTTCGGAGTCAATCTGCCTGGCTCGGACGAGGTCGGGCATCGATTCTTCATCCGATGGCAGGGCGGAGTGCTCGCGCCGGACTCGGGGGATTACGAGTTCGTCGTCCGGACCGAGCATTCGGTGAAGCTCTGGGTGAACGATCTTGAGAAGCCGCTCATCGACCGCTGGGTGAAGTCGGGAAAGGACAACGAGTACCGCGAGACGATCCGGCTGATCGGTGGTCGGGTCTATCCGATCCGGATGGAGATGGCGAAGGGGAAGCAAGGGGTCAACGACGACAAGAAGAAGGGCCCGCCGCCCCCGACTCCGGCGAGCATCGCCCTGCTCTGGAAGCGGCCGAAGGGGGTGGTGGAGACGCTCTCCGCACGATATCTCTCTCCCAAGAAGACCCCCGAGGTTTTCGTCCTCCACACGCCCTTCCCCCCGGATGATCGCAGCATGGGCTACGAGCGGGGGACGTCGGTCTCGCGGGCCTGGGACGAAGCCGCGACCGATGCGGCGTTGGAGACGGCCGGGTACGTCGTCGACCACCTGAACCGCCTAGCGGAAACGAGCACCGACGCGTCCGACCGTCGGGAGAAAGTCCAGGCGTTCTGCAAGCGGTTCGTCGAACGAGCTTTCCGCCGGCCGCTCGACGACGAGCAGAAACAGATGTATGTCGACCGTCGCTTCGGCGACGGCGTCGACCTGGAAATCGCCGTGAAGCGGGTCGTGCTGTCGACCCTGCTCTCGCCGGCGTTTCTCTATCAGGAGGCCTCGGCGAACCCGGACCAGTACGACCTGGCCTCGCGGCTCTCGTTCGGCCTCTGGGACTCGATCCCCGATCAGGAACTGCTGGAAGCCGCTGCGAAGGGCGAATTGAAGAACCGCGATCAGGTGGCGAAGCAGGCCGAGCGGATGGTGAACGACGTCCGCACGAAGGCCAAATTGCGGGAGTTCCTCCTCCAGTGGCTCCGAGTCGACCGGGTGGCCGACCTGTCCAAGGACCCGAAGGCGTTCCCCGAGTTCGACGAAGCGACGGCGGCCGATTTGCGAACCTCGCTGGAGATGTTCCTGGACGACGTGGCCTGGTCGGACGGTTCGGACTTCCGACGCTTCCTGGAATCGGACGAACTGTACCTCAACGGCCGGCTCGGGAAGCTGTACGGGGCGTCGCTGCCGGCCGACGCGCCGTTCCAGAAGATCAAACTCAGCGATGAGCCTCGCGCGGGGTTGTTGACCCATCCGTACCTGATGGCGAGCTTCGCCTACACGGCGACCAGTTCCCCGATTCATCGCGGCGTTTTCCTGGCGAGAGGCGTTCTGGGTCGAGCCCTGGCGGCGCCTCCGGCGGCCGTTGCGCCGCTCGCCCCAGACCTTCACGCCGGGCTGACGACCCGCGAGCGAGTGGCTCTGCAGACGAGCCCCAAGGAATGCCGGATGTGCCATGATATGATCAACTCGGTGGGATTCACGCTGGAGAACTTCGACGCCCTCGGCCGCTTCCGCAAGGAGGAGAACGGCAAGCCGATCGACGCCAGCGGGACCTATCAGGCGACGTCGGGCGAGTCGATCGTCCTGCGCGGGCCTCGCGAGTTGGCGGACTACCTTGTGAAGGCGGACGAGACGCGGACGGCCTTCTCCCAGCAGTTGTTCCACAACCTGGTCAAGCAGCCGGTCAACGCCTTCGGCCCCGACGAACTCAAGAAGCTGGCAACGGCCTTCGAGAAGGCCGATTTCAACATCCGCAAGCTGATGGTCGAGATGATGGCCGACTCGGCGACGGCCTCCCGACAGCCTGCTGAAAAGACGGTGGCGGCGACTCCCTAA